From Diospyros lotus cultivar Yz01 chromosome 4, ASM1463336v1, whole genome shotgun sequence, a single genomic window includes:
- the LOC127800204 gene encoding transport inhibitor response 1-like protein, protein MGEDPTQMSEDDERPTDPASTSSTKPRGCLVVAGGGGGDCYVSPSPDQVLENVLETVLLFLTCRRDRNAASLVCKSWYRAEALTRSEIFIGNCYAVSPRRVTERFRRVRSVTIKGKPRFADFNLMPRGWGAHFNPWIKDMAQCYRALEKLCLKRMSVKDEDLELLALFPSFRELILICCEGFGTGGLAVVASECRKLRVLDLTEDEVLDEEEVDWISCFPEGETCLESLVFDCVEVPINFESLERLVARSPSLKELKLNQYVDIGQLYRLMVRAPQLTHLGTGSFSPSENAAQRDQEPDYASAFHACKSLVDLSGFREIIPDYLPAIYPVCANLTSLNFSYANISTEQLKPVIRHCHKLQNFWVLDSVCDEGLQAVAATCKDLRELRVFPLEAQEDGEGPVSEVGLLAISEGCRKLRSILYFCQRMTNAAVTAMSKNCPDLVVFRLCIMGRHMPDHVTGEPMDEGFGAIVKNCKKLTRLAISGLLTDRVFSYIGEHGKLVRTLSIAFAGDSDLGLRYVLEGCPRLQKLEIRDSPFGDAALRSGLHHYYNMRFLWMSSCWLTLHGCREIAQQMPHLVVEVINQDLGEEMRDDRVNTLYMYRSLEGRRDDAPGFVTIL, encoded by the exons ATGGGGGAGGACCCGACCCAAATGTCCGAGGACGACGAGAGGCCGACGGATCCCGCCTCCACGTCGTCCACCAAGCCCCGGGGCTGCCTCGTCGTGGCGGGCGGTGGCGGGGGCGACTGTTACGTCTCGCCGTCGCCGGACCAAGTGCTGGAGAACGTGCTCGAGACGGTGCTGCTGTTCCTGACCTGCCGGCGGGACCGCAACGCGGCGTCGCTGGTGTGCAAATCGTGGTACCGGGCGGAGGCGCTGACCCGGTCGGAGATCTTCATCGGGAACTGCTACGCCGTCTCGCCCCGCCGGGTCACCGAGCGGTTCCGCCGCGTCCGGTCGGTGACGATCAAGGGCAAGCCTAGGTTCGCCGATTTCAACCTCATGCCGCGCGGTTGGGGCGCACACTTTAACCCCTGGATCAAGGACATGGCCCAGTGCTATCGTGCGCTGGAGAAGCTATGCCTCAAGCGCATGTCCGTCAAGGACGAAGATCTGGAGCTTCTTGCTCTCTTCCCTTCCTTCAGAGAGTTAATCCTCATCTGCTGCGAGGGATTCGGCACCGGCGGATTGGCCGTCGTCGCCAGCGAGTGCAG GAAACTCCGTGTGCTTGATCTGACTGAGGATGAGGTTTTGGACGAAGAGGAGGTGGATTGGATTTCTTGTTTTCCGGAGGGTGAAACTTGTCTCGAGTCTCTGGTTTTCGACTGTGTGGAAGTCCCTATAAATTTTGAGTCATTGGAGCGACTGGTGGCGAGATCTCCTTCACTTAAGGAACTTAAGTTGAACCAGTATGTTGACATTGGGCAGCTTTACCGTCTGATGGTTCGGGCTCCGCAGCTCACACATCTTGGTACTGGATCATTTAGCCCTTCGGAGAATGCTGCTCAACGCGATCAGGAACCAGATTATGCCTCCGCTTTTCATGCTTGCAAATCATTAGTTGATCTCTCTGGATTTAGGGAAATTATACCAGATTATTTGCCTGCAATCTACCCGGTCTGTGCTAATCTCACCTCTCTAAATTTTAGTTATGCCAACATCAGCACAGAACAACTTAAGCCAGTCATACGTCACTGCCACAAACTACagaatttttgg GTGCTTGATTCGGTATGTGATGAGGGACTCCAGGCAGTGGCTGCAACTTGCAAAGATCTCCGTGAGCTCCGGGTGTTCCCGCTAGAGGCTCAGGAAGATGGCGAGGGTCCTGTTTCTGAAGTGGGTCTCCTCGCAATTTCTGAGGGGTGTAGGAAGTTGCGATCAATTTTATATTTCTGCCAGCGAATGACAAATGCAGCAGTCACAGCCATGTCAAAGAACTGTCCGGATCTTGTGGTGTTCCGTCTGTGTATCATGGGACGGCACATGCCTGACCACGTCACTGGAGAACCGATGGATGAGGGTTTTGGAGCCATTGTCAAGAATTGCAAGAAGCTTACCCGACTTGCCATATCCGGTCTACTAACTGATAGAGTTTTCAGTTACATTGGAGAACATGGGAAATTGGTTAGGACCTTATCAATTGCTTTTGCTGGAGACAGTGATTTGGGGCTGAGATATGTGCTTGAGGGTTGCCCTAGGTTGCAGAAGCTTGAGATCAGAGATAGCCCTTTCGGAGATGCAGCTTTGCGGTCTGGTTTGCATCACTATTACAATATGAGATTTCTCTGGATGTCTTCATGCTGGTTGACTCTCCATGGCTGCAGGGAGATTGCTCAACAAATGCCCCACCTGGTGGTGGAAGTCATCAACCAGGACTTGGGAGAAGAGATGAGGGATGACCGGGTTAACACATTGTACATGTATAGGTCCCTTGAAGGGCGAAGGGATGATGCACCTGGATTTGTGACCATCCTATGA